The following proteins come from a genomic window of Miscanthus floridulus cultivar M001 chromosome 2, ASM1932011v1, whole genome shotgun sequence:
- the LOC136526510 gene encoding proline-rich protein 4-like produces the protein MASRRMLLGVCAVLMAVAVANAAEGQVASVVVGLARCADCTRKNMKAEAAFKGLQVAIKCKNTNGEYETKAVSELQSTGAFSVPLAADLHGADCHAQLHSATNAPCPGQEPSIIAPMSGGTFVAIPGKTHYPSAECASAFLCSPIKKHFLDHFHKAPVPEHKPKPVPVYHPTPEYHPPTPEYHPPTPVYGQPKPTPIYHPPAEH, from the exons ATGGCATCACGAAGGATGCTCCTCGGCGTCTGTGCCGTGCTGATGGCGGTCGCCGTCGCCAACGCGGCAGAGGGCCAGGTGGCGTCGGTCGTCGTGGGCCTGGCGAGGTGCGCGGACTGCACGAGGAAGAACATGAAAGCTGAGGCGGCTTTCAAGG GTCTTCAGGTGGCGATCAAGTGCAAGAACACCAACGGCGAGTACGAGACCAAGGCCGTGAGTGAGCTCCAAAGCACCGGAGCCTTCAGCGTCCCACTCGCTGCAGACCTCCACGGCGCCGACTGCCACGCGCAGCTCCACAGCGCCACCAACGCGCCTTGCCCCGGGCAGGAGCCGTCCATAATCGCGCCCATGTCTGGCGGCACCTTCGTCGCCATCCCAGGCAAGACGCACTACCCGTCCGCGGAGTGCGCGTCCGCGTTTCTCTGCTCCCCGATCAAGAAGCACTTCTTAGACCACTTCCACAAGGCACCCGTGCCGGAGCACAAGCCAAAGCCAGTGCCGGTGTACCACCCCACACCGGAGTACCACCCTCCCACGCCGGAGTACCACCCTCCCACTCCGGTGTACGGGCAGCCAAAGCCAACTCCGATCTACCATCCTCCCGCTGAGCACTGA